The Mycolicibacterium flavescens genome has a segment encoding these proteins:
- the pth gene encoding peptidyl-tRNA hydrolase, with translation MAEPLLVVGLGNPGPQYATTRHNLGFLVADILADRIGSGFKVHKKSGAEVVTGRLAGRSVVLAKPRTYMNESGRQVGPLAKFYSVPPADIVVIHDELDIDFGRIRLKFGGGVAGHNGLRSVASSLGSNDFQRVRIGIGRPPGRTEGAKFVLSTFTSAEWKDVPTICEQAADATEILVAQGVEPAQNIVHAWG, from the coding sequence ATGGCCGAACCACTACTCGTGGTCGGCCTGGGCAACCCGGGACCGCAATACGCCACAACGCGGCACAACCTCGGGTTCCTCGTCGCCGACATCCTCGCCGATCGCATCGGCTCGGGATTCAAGGTGCACAAGAAGTCCGGCGCCGAGGTGGTCACCGGCCGCCTCGCCGGACGCTCGGTGGTGCTGGCCAAACCGCGTACCTACATGAACGAGTCGGGTCGGCAGGTCGGACCGCTGGCCAAGTTCTACTCGGTGCCACCGGCCGACATCGTGGTGATCCACGACGAGCTCGACATCGACTTCGGCCGGATCCGGCTGAAGTTCGGCGGCGGTGTGGCCGGACACAACGGGCTACGGTCGGTGGCTTCGTCGTTGGGCAGCAACGACTTTCAGCGCGTCCGGATCGGCATCGGTAGGCCGCCCGGCCGCACCGAAGGCGCGAAGTTCGTGTTGAGCACCTTCACGTCCGCGGAGTGGAAGGACGTGCCGACGATCTGCGAGCAGGCCGCCGACGCCACCGAGATTCTGGTGGCACAGGGCGTGGAGCCGGCGCAGAACATCGTGCACGCCTGGGGCTGA
- the rplY gene encoding 50S ribosomal protein L25/general stress protein Ctc, with protein sequence MAKNAPNNLTAAVRTETGKGASRRARRNGKVPAVLYGHGTDPQHLELDGRDFAAVLRNSGTNAVLTLDINGKEQLALTRALDIHPIRRTITHADLLVVRRGEKVVVEINVVIEGDAVPGTLVTQETNTIEVEADVQSIPENVVVSVEGVEAGTQFTAGSLELPSGVTLVTDPDSLVVNVVIAPTAEELEAEGGGEAPEEAAAEVAEGADEGEGDSAEAAPAEESE encoded by the coding sequence ATGGCGAAGAACGCCCCCAACAACCTGACCGCGGCGGTCCGCACCGAGACCGGCAAGGGCGCATCGCGCCGCGCCCGCCGCAACGGCAAGGTGCCCGCGGTCCTCTACGGTCACGGCACCGATCCGCAGCACCTCGAACTCGACGGCCGTGACTTCGCGGCCGTGCTCCGCAACTCGGGCACCAACGCGGTGCTCACCCTCGATATCAACGGCAAGGAGCAGCTCGCGCTGACCAGGGCTCTCGACATCCACCCGATCCGCCGCACCATCACGCACGCCGATCTGCTCGTCGTGCGCCGTGGCGAGAAGGTTGTCGTCGAGATCAACGTCGTCATCGAGGGTGACGCGGTGCCCGGGACCCTGGTCACCCAGGAGACCAACACGATCGAGGTCGAAGCCGACGTGCAGTCGATTCCGGAGAACGTCGTCGTCTCGGTCGAAGGTGTCGAGGCCGGCACGCAGTTCACGGCCGGCTCACTCGAGCTGCCGTCGGGTGTCACGCTGGTGACCGACCCCGATTCGCTGGTGGTCAACGTCGTCATCGCGCCGACGGCCGAGGAGCTCGAGGCCGAGGGCGGCGGTGAGGCGCCGGAGGAGGCAGCAGCCGAGGTCGCCGAGGGCGCCGACGAGGGCGAGGGCGACTCCGCCGAAGCGGCTCCCGCCGAAGAATCCGAGTAG
- the acr1_1 gene encoding dehydrogenase — MRVDTCWNAISRYVTRVVGMSDWTAADLPSFTGRTVIVTGANSGIGLITARELAGAGAKVILAVRNTAKGDEAAATITGDVEVRKLDLQDLASVRAFADGVDAVDVLVNNAGIMAVPYALTVDGFESQIGTNHLGHFALTNLLLPKISDRVVTVSSVMHIFGRINLKDLHWKARPYLAWPAYGQSKLANLLFTKDLQRRLDEVGSPIRAIAAHPGYSATNLQGQTGNPIGTRFWLAANRVFATEPDFGARQTLYAVAEDLPGDTFVGPRFGSRGPTGPTGFRSPLARDGRMATALWELSEQLTETAFPL; from the coding sequence GTGCGAGTGGACACCTGCTGGAATGCCATTTCGCGGTACGTCACTAGGGTGGTCGGCATGAGCGACTGGACCGCCGCGGATCTGCCCTCCTTCACCGGACGCACCGTCATCGTCACCGGCGCCAACAGCGGCATCGGCTTGATCACGGCGCGCGAACTGGCCGGAGCAGGCGCCAAGGTCATCCTCGCCGTGCGCAACACCGCCAAGGGTGACGAGGCCGCGGCGACGATCACCGGGGACGTCGAGGTCCGCAAGCTCGACCTGCAGGACCTGGCGTCCGTGCGCGCGTTCGCCGATGGTGTCGACGCCGTCGACGTGCTGGTCAACAACGCCGGCATCATGGCCGTCCCGTACGCGTTGACGGTCGACGGCTTCGAGAGCCAGATCGGCACCAACCATCTCGGCCACTTCGCCCTGACCAACCTGCTGCTGCCCAAGATCAGCGACCGCGTCGTGACGGTGTCCTCGGTCATGCACATCTTCGGCCGGATCAACCTCAAGGACCTCCACTGGAAGGCCCGGCCGTACCTGGCGTGGCCGGCGTACGGCCAGTCCAAACTCGCGAACCTGCTGTTCACGAAGGACCTGCAGCGTCGACTCGACGAGGTGGGCTCGCCGATCCGGGCGATCGCCGCGCATCCGGGCTACTCCGCCACCAACCTGCAGGGCCAGACCGGCAACCCGATCGGGACCCGCTTCTGGCTCGCCGCCAACCGGGTGTTCGCCACCGAGCCCGACTTCGGTGCCCGCCAGACCCTGTACGCGGTGGCCGAGGATCTGCCGGGCGACACGTTCGTCGGCCCGCGCTTCGGCAGCCGCGGTCCCACCGGGCCGACGGGCTTCCGCAGCCCGCTGGCTCGCGACGGCCGGATGGCGACGGCACTGTGGGAGCTCTCCGAGCAGCTCACCGAGACCGCCTTCCCGCTCTGA
- a CDS encoding putative lipoprotein LpqN, with protein MTVVGAIAAVSGCGTDPPNYQSVWSTSSPPPPTTANPDDKPVPVAAFLEQAGVTGQPVFPEKLTDLTVSYPTPAGWEPYFNTNFAPGTRVIAKGETYPIAMLVVMKLTGDFDPREAIKHGYVDAEMSQNFKRLNASMDDFKGFPSAMIEGSYDLNGTRMHSYNRIVIATGAPPAKQRYLVQFTVTSFAQKAAEEAPDIEKIIGGFNVAVPKPPPK; from the coding sequence GTGACGGTTGTCGGTGCGATCGCCGCTGTGTCCGGCTGCGGCACCGACCCGCCCAACTATCAGTCGGTGTGGTCGACGTCGTCACCGCCGCCGCCGACCACCGCCAACCCCGATGACAAGCCGGTGCCCGTCGCGGCGTTCCTGGAACAGGCCGGTGTGACCGGGCAGCCCGTGTTCCCCGAGAAGCTCACCGATCTCACCGTTTCATATCCGACACCTGCCGGGTGGGAGCCGTACTTCAACACCAACTTCGCGCCGGGAACCAGGGTGATCGCCAAGGGCGAGACGTACCCGATCGCGATGCTGGTGGTGATGAAGTTGACCGGTGACTTCGATCCGCGCGAGGCGATCAAGCACGGCTACGTCGACGCCGAGATGTCGCAGAACTTCAAGCGCCTCAACGCGTCCATGGACGACTTCAAGGGTTTCCCGTCGGCGATGATCGAGGGCAGCTACGACCTCAACGGCACCCGGATGCACAGCTACAACCGCATCGTCATCGCGACCGGCGCACCGCCTGCCAAGCAGCGCTATCTCGTCCAGTTCACGGTGACGAGTTTCGCCCAGAAAGCCGCCGAAGAGGCCCCCGACATCGAGAAGATCATCGGCGGCTTCAACGTCGCGGTCCCCAAGCCGCCGCCGAAGTAG
- the arsC_1 gene encoding glutaredoxin-dependent arsenate reductase, producing the protein MSSTIYHNPKCSTSRKTLDLLRENGIEPEIVQYLKTPPTRAELEKMISDAGIDVRTAVRKRESLYGELGLADASDDELLDAMAANPILIERPFVVTPKGTRLARPIDAVREIL; encoded by the coding sequence ATGTCCTCGACGATCTACCACAACCCCAAGTGCTCGACCTCGCGCAAGACGTTGGACTTGTTGCGGGAGAACGGAATCGAGCCTGAGATCGTGCAATATCTGAAGACGCCGCCGACCCGCGCCGAGCTGGAGAAAATGATCTCCGACGCCGGTATCGACGTGCGCACCGCCGTGCGGAAGCGTGAATCCCTCTACGGCGAACTGGGTTTGGCGGACGCCTCGGACGACGAGCTCCTCGACGCGATGGCCGCCAACCCGATCCTGATCGAGCGGCCGTTCGTCGTCACGCCGAAGGGCACCCGGTTGGCCAGGCCGATCGACGCGGTGCGCGAGATTCTGTGA
- the prs gene encoding ribose-phosphate pyrophosphokinase, translating into MGTEWTDNRKNLMLFSGRAHPELAEQVAKELDVPVTAQTARDFANGEIFVRFDESVRGCDAFVLQSHPAPLNQHLMEQLIMIDALKRGSAKRITAILPFYPYARQDKKHRGREPISARLVADLLKTAGADRIVTVDLHTDQIQGFFDGPVDHMRAQKLLTGYIAEHYSDHDMVVVSPDSGRVRVAEKWADSLGGVPLAFIHKTRDPLKPNEVVSNRVVGDVRGKTCVLTDDMIDTGGTIAGAVKLLKADGAGDVIIAATHGVLSDPARERLADSGACEVIVTNTLPIGEDKHFAQLTVLSIAPLLANTIRAVFDNGSVTSLFDGSA; encoded by the coding sequence GTGGGCACCGAGTGGACCGACAATCGCAAAAATTTGATGCTGTTCTCGGGTCGGGCGCACCCCGAACTCGCTGAACAGGTCGCCAAGGAACTCGACGTACCCGTGACGGCGCAGACCGCGCGGGACTTCGCCAACGGCGAGATCTTCGTCCGGTTCGACGAATCCGTCCGCGGTTGCGACGCCTTCGTGCTGCAGAGCCATCCGGCGCCCCTGAACCAGCACCTGATGGAACAGCTGATCATGATCGATGCGCTCAAGCGCGGCAGCGCCAAGCGGATCACCGCGATCCTTCCGTTCTATCCGTACGCACGGCAGGACAAGAAGCACCGCGGGCGCGAACCGATCTCGGCGCGGTTGGTCGCCGACCTGCTCAAGACCGCGGGCGCAGACCGGATCGTCACCGTCGACCTGCACACCGACCAGATCCAGGGTTTCTTCGACGGACCGGTCGACCACATGCGGGCGCAGAAGCTGCTCACCGGTTACATCGCCGAGCATTACTCCGATCACGACATGGTGGTCGTCTCCCCCGACTCCGGCCGGGTTCGCGTCGCCGAGAAGTGGGCGGACTCCCTCGGCGGCGTCCCGCTGGCGTTCATCCACAAGACGCGCGACCCGCTCAAACCCAACGAGGTGGTGTCCAACCGCGTCGTCGGCGACGTGCGGGGCAAGACCTGCGTGCTGACCGACGACATGATCGACACCGGTGGCACCATCGCCGGTGCGGTCAAGCTGCTCAAGGCCGACGGCGCCGGCGACGTGATCATCGCGGCGACACACGGTGTGCTCTCGGATCCGGCCCGCGAGCGGCTGGCCGATTCGGGTGCCTGCGAGGTGATCGTCACCAACACGCTGCCGATCGGCGAGGACAAGCACTTCGCGCAGTTGACCGTGCTGTCGATCGCACCGCTACTGGCGAACACGATCCGCGCGGTGTTCGACAACGGCTCGGTGACAAGCCTTTTCGACGGGTCGGCATAG
- the glmU gene encoding bifunctional N-acetylglucosamine-1-phosphate uridyltransferase/glucosamine-1-phosphate acetyltransferase — MTAAPETAVVVLAAGAGTRMRSDTPKVLHTLAGRSMLAHALHAVAKAAPQHLVVVVGKDRERVTPEVERLAAELGRPIDTATQEQQLGTGHAVQCGLAALAADFAGTLVVTSGDVPLLDADTLADLISTHSRRPTAVTVLTTTLPDPTGYGRILRTQDGEVMGIVEQADATPEQRAITEVNAGVYAFDAAALRSALGRLSSDNAQQEQYLTDVVSIVRSDGLVVRAKHVDDSMLVAGVNDRVQLAELGAELNRRVVATHQRAGVTVVDPATTWIDVDVTIGRDTVVKPGTQLLGGTRIGGRCEVGPDTTLADVTVGDGATVCRTHATSSVIGDGATVGPFTYLRPGTVLGADGKLGAFVETKNSTIGTGTKVPHLTYVGDADIGEHSNIGASSVFVNYDGETKSRTTIGSHVRTGSDTMFVAPVTVGDGAYTGAGTVVRDDVPPGALAVSAGPQRNIEGWVTRKRPGSAAARAAEQASAGEGGQATDDVESG; from the coding sequence ATGACGGCAGCCCCTGAAACCGCGGTGGTCGTGCTCGCGGCCGGCGCCGGAACCCGGATGCGATCCGACACCCCGAAGGTGCTGCACACGCTGGCGGGTCGCAGCATGCTCGCCCACGCACTGCACGCGGTGGCCAAGGCGGCCCCGCAGCACCTGGTCGTCGTGGTCGGCAAGGACCGGGAAAGGGTGACCCCCGAGGTCGAGCGGCTGGCCGCCGAGCTCGGCCGCCCGATCGACACCGCCACCCAAGAGCAGCAGCTCGGCACCGGACACGCCGTGCAGTGCGGTTTGGCGGCACTGGCGGCCGACTTCGCGGGCACGCTGGTGGTGACCTCGGGCGACGTGCCGTTACTCGACGCCGACACGCTGGCCGACCTGATCAGCACGCACAGCAGGCGGCCGACGGCGGTGACCGTGTTGACCACCACGCTGCCCGACCCGACGGGTTACGGCCGCATCCTGCGCACCCAGGACGGCGAAGTGATGGGCATCGTCGAACAGGCCGACGCCACCCCCGAACAGCGGGCCATCACCGAGGTCAACGCCGGGGTGTACGCGTTCGACGCCGCCGCGCTGCGGTCGGCGCTGGGCCGCTTGAGCTCGGACAACGCCCAGCAGGAGCAATACCTGACTGACGTCGTCTCGATCGTGCGGTCCGACGGTCTGGTCGTACGGGCCAAGCACGTCGACGACTCGATGCTGGTGGCGGGGGTCAACGACCGCGTGCAGCTGGCCGAACTCGGCGCGGAGCTGAACCGGCGCGTCGTCGCCACGCACCAGCGGGCCGGGGTCACGGTGGTCGATCCCGCGACGACGTGGATCGACGTCGACGTGACCATCGGCCGCGACACCGTGGTCAAGCCGGGCACCCAGCTGCTCGGCGGCACCCGCATCGGCGGGCGGTGTGAGGTCGGGCCCGACACCACGTTGGCCGACGTCACGGTCGGTGACGGCGCGACCGTGTGCCGGACGCACGCCACGTCGTCGGTGATCGGGGACGGCGCGACGGTCGGGCCGTTCACCTACCTGCGGCCGGGCACCGTGCTGGGCGCCGACGGCAAGCTCGGCGCGTTCGTCGAGACCAAGAACTCGACGATCGGCACCGGCACCAAGGTGCCGCATCTGACGTACGTCGGCGACGCCGACATCGGCGAGCACAGCAATATCGGGGCGTCGAGCGTCTTCGTCAACTACGACGGCGAGACCAAGAGCCGCACCACGATCGGCTCGCACGTCCGCACCGGGTCGGACACGATGTTCGTCGCCCCGGTCACCGTCGGCGACGGCGCCTACACCGGGGCGGGCACCGTCGTGCGTGACGACGTACCGCCCGGTGCGTTGGCTGTGTCCGCCGGCCCGCAGCGCAACATCGAGGGTTGGGTGACGCGCAAGCGGCCGGGGTCGGCGGCGGCGCGGGCCGCAGAGCAGGCATCGGCCGGCGAGGGCGGGCAGGCTACGGACGACGTCGAATCCGGGTGA
- the icaR gene encoding transcriptional regulator: MTGAERRHQLIEVARKLFAERGYEGTSIEEIAQRANVSKPVVYEHFGGKEGLYAVVVDREMSALLDGITSSLTRMTNNRSRLRIERVALALLTYVDERTDGFRILIRDSPASITSGSTYSTLLNEAVNQVSSILAGDFSRRGLDPEMAPLYAQALVGSVSMTAQWWLDVREPKKEVVAAHLVNLCWNGLMHLENDPPLLDE; encoded by the coding sequence ATGACGGGCGCCGAGCGGCGCCACCAGCTCATCGAGGTCGCGCGCAAGCTCTTCGCCGAGCGCGGCTACGAGGGCACCTCGATCGAGGAGATCGCCCAGCGCGCGAACGTCTCCAAGCCCGTCGTCTACGAGCACTTCGGCGGCAAAGAGGGCCTGTACGCGGTGGTCGTCGACCGCGAGATGTCGGCGTTGCTCGACGGGATCACCTCGTCGCTGACCCGGATGACCAACAACCGCTCGCGGCTGCGCATCGAACGGGTCGCGCTCGCCCTGCTGACCTACGTCGACGAGCGCACCGACGGCTTCCGCATCCTGATTCGCGACTCCCCGGCGTCGATCACCTCAGGCAGCACCTATTCGACGCTGCTCAACGAGGCCGTCAACCAGGTGTCCTCGATCCTGGCCGGCGACTTCTCCCGCCGCGGACTGGACCCGGAGATGGCGCCGCTCTACGCCCAGGCGTTGGTCGGCTCGGTGTCGATGACCGCGCAGTGGTGGCTCGACGTGCGCGAGCCCAAGAAAGAGGTCGTCGCAGCGCATCTGGTCAACCTGTGCTGGAACGGGCTGATGCATCTGGAGAACGATCCGCCGTTGCTCGACGAGTGA
- the mfd gene encoding transcription-repair coupling factor Mfd produces MTASGTLSVPTPIAGLVELALRDPSLAEISRRAADKPADLAIVGPAAARVFVASAIAHASALVVVTATGREADDLTAELRGVFGETVAMFPSWETLPHERLSPGVDTVGARLMLLRRLTHPDDARLGPPLQVVVTTVRSLLQPMVPDVADVEPVTLSVGVEAEFDDLIARLVELAYTRVDMVGKRGEFAVRGGILDLFPPTYEHPVRIEFWGDEVSEMRMFAVADQRSIPEIDIETVIAVPCREVLLTDDVRERAVELAHEHPVHENTLPGTVPDMLAKLSEGIPVDGMEALLPLLRPDALSTLSDLLPDGMPLLICDPEKVRTRAADLIKTGREFLEASWSTAAVGGDTPIDLEALGASGFVELDDARAAAREGGHPWWTLSQLSDEAGFEVDIRPAPSARGSQASIGEIFAMLRAHVATGGCAAVVTPGAGTAQRVVEQLAESDVPAGLLEPGGSLKDGVVGVLKGPLHDGVVIPGANLVVITETDLTGNRATATEGKRLAAKRRNVVDPLALTAGDLVVHDQHGIGRFVEMTERVVGGARREYLVLEYASSKRGGGTDKLYVPMDSLDQLSRYVGGESPTLSRLGGSDWTNTKTKARRAVREIAAELVSLYAKRQASPGHAFAPDSPWQAEMEDAFGFTETVDQLTAITEVKADMEKPIPMDRVICGDVGYGKTEIAVRAAFKAVQDGKQVAVLVPTTLLADQHLQTFSERMAGFPVTVKGLSRFTDPAESRAVLEGMKDGSVDIVIGTHRLLQTGVTWKDLGLIVVDEEQRFGVEHKEHIKSLRTHVDVLTMSATPIPRTLEMSLAGIREMSTILTPPEERYPVLTYVGPHDDKQIAAALRRELLRDGQAFYIHNRVRTIDQAAARVSALVPEARVVVAHGQMPEEQLERTVEGFWNREYDILVCTTIVETGLDISNANTLIVERADTFGLSQLHQLRGRVGRSRERGYAYFLYPPEVPLTETAYDRLATIAQNNELGAGMAVAMKDLEIRGAGNVLGAEQSGHVAGVGFDLYVRLVGEAVEAYRAAADGETVAAPEEPKDVRIDLPVDAHLPPDYIGSDRLRLEGYRRLAAAADQEAVDAVVEELVDRYGPLPEPARRLVAVARLRLLLKAYGVTEVSSVSESTVRLSPLQLLDSQQLRLKRMYPSAGYRATTSTVQVPIPRAGNGIGAPRIRDLELVQMVADLILALDGKPQGSVDIISSPNSAD; encoded by the coding sequence ATGACCGCATCGGGGACCCTGTCCGTCCCAACCCCGATCGCCGGGCTCGTCGAACTGGCCCTACGAGATCCCTCCCTCGCCGAGATCTCGCGCCGCGCCGCCGACAAGCCCGCCGATCTCGCCATCGTCGGCCCGGCCGCCGCCCGGGTGTTCGTCGCATCCGCGATCGCGCACGCCTCTGCGCTGGTCGTCGTGACCGCCACCGGGCGCGAGGCTGACGATCTGACCGCCGAACTGCGTGGCGTGTTCGGTGAAACCGTCGCGATGTTCCCCTCGTGGGAGACGCTGCCGCACGAACGGCTGTCCCCAGGAGTCGACACCGTGGGCGCGCGGCTCATGTTGCTGCGCAGGCTGACCCATCCCGACGACGCGCGTCTCGGACCGCCGCTGCAAGTGGTGGTCACCACCGTGCGGTCGCTGCTGCAGCCGATGGTGCCCGACGTGGCCGACGTCGAACCGGTGACCTTGAGCGTGGGCGTCGAGGCGGAGTTCGACGATTTGATCGCCCGGCTGGTCGAACTCGCCTACACCCGCGTCGACATGGTCGGCAAGCGCGGCGAGTTTGCGGTGCGCGGCGGCATTCTCGACCTCTTCCCCCCGACATACGAGCATCCGGTCCGCATCGAGTTCTGGGGCGACGAGGTGTCTGAGATGCGGATGTTCGCGGTCGCCGACCAGCGGTCGATCCCCGAGATCGACATCGAAACCGTCATCGCCGTTCCGTGCCGTGAGGTGCTGCTGACCGACGACGTCCGCGAGCGCGCCGTCGAACTGGCCCACGAGCACCCCGTCCACGAGAACACCCTGCCCGGCACCGTGCCCGACATGCTGGCCAAGCTCTCCGAGGGCATCCCGGTCGACGGGATGGAAGCCCTGCTCCCGCTGTTACGTCCCGACGCACTGTCGACGTTGTCGGATCTGCTGCCCGACGGCATGCCGCTGCTGATCTGCGATCCGGAGAAGGTCCGCACCCGGGCCGCCGATCTGATCAAGACGGGCCGCGAGTTCCTGGAGGCGTCCTGGTCGACGGCGGCGGTGGGCGGTGACACCCCGATCGACCTCGAGGCTTTGGGTGCGTCGGGTTTCGTCGAACTCGACGATGCGCGCGCCGCGGCCCGCGAGGGCGGACATCCGTGGTGGACGTTGAGCCAGCTGTCCGACGAAGCCGGATTCGAGGTGGACATCCGGCCCGCCCCGTCGGCACGCGGTTCGCAAGCCAGCATCGGCGAGATCTTCGCCATGCTGCGCGCCCACGTCGCGACGGGCGGTTGCGCCGCGGTCGTCACGCCCGGCGCGGGCACCGCGCAGCGCGTCGTCGAGCAGCTCGCCGAATCCGATGTTCCGGCAGGACTTTTGGAGCCCGGTGGCTCGCTCAAGGACGGCGTCGTTGGCGTGCTCAAAGGCCCCCTGCACGACGGTGTCGTGATTCCGGGCGCGAATCTGGTGGTCATCACCGAGACCGACCTCACCGGCAACCGCGCGACCGCCACCGAAGGCAAGAGGCTTGCGGCCAAGCGGCGCAACGTCGTTGACCCGCTGGCGCTCACCGCAGGCGACCTGGTGGTGCACGACCAACACGGCATCGGCCGGTTCGTCGAGATGACCGAACGCGTCGTCGGCGGCGCCCGTCGCGAGTACCTGGTGCTCGAATATGCCTCCTCGAAACGGGGTGGCGGCACCGACAAGCTCTACGTGCCGATGGACTCGCTGGACCAGCTCTCCCGATACGTCGGCGGGGAGTCGCCGACGCTGTCGCGGCTGGGCGGCAGCGACTGGACCAACACAAAGACCAAGGCGCGCCGCGCAGTTCGCGAGATCGCCGCCGAACTGGTGTCCTTGTACGCCAAGCGACAGGCCTCGCCCGGCCACGCGTTCGCCCCCGACAGCCCGTGGCAGGCCGAGATGGAGGACGCGTTCGGCTTCACCGAGACAGTCGATCAGCTGACCGCGATCACCGAGGTCAAGGCCGACATGGAAAAGCCGATCCCGATGGACCGGGTGATCTGCGGCGACGTCGGCTACGGCAAGACCGAGATCGCGGTGCGGGCGGCGTTCAAGGCGGTGCAGGACGGTAAGCAGGTCGCGGTGCTGGTGCCGACGACGCTGCTGGCCGACCAGCACCTTCAAACCTTCTCCGAGCGGATGGCGGGGTTCCCGGTCACCGTCAAGGGCTTGTCGCGGTTCACCGACCCGGCCGAATCGCGCGCGGTGCTCGAGGGCATGAAGGATGGCAGCGTCGACATCGTGATCGGTACACACCGCCTGCTGCAGACGGGCGTGACGTGGAAGGATCTCGGCCTGATCGTGGTCGACGAGGAACAGCGTTTCGGCGTCGAGCACAAGGAGCACATCAAGTCGTTGCGAACCCACGTCGACGTGCTGACCATGAGCGCCACCCCGATCCCGCGCACGCTGGAGATGAGCTTGGCAGGCATCCGGGAGATGTCGACGATCCTCACCCCGCCCGAGGAGCGCTACCCGGTCCTGACATATGTCGGGCCCCACGACGACAAACAGATCGCCGCCGCGCTTCGCCGCGAACTGCTGCGCGACGGGCAGGCGTTCTACATCCACAACCGGGTCAGGACCATCGACCAAGCGGCCGCGCGGGTTTCGGCACTGGTGCCCGAGGCGCGCGTGGTCGTCGCGCACGGCCAGATGCCCGAGGAACAGCTCGAGCGCACAGTCGAGGGTTTCTGGAATCGCGAATACGACATTCTGGTCTGCACGACGATCGTCGAGACAGGCCTGGACATCTCCAACGCCAATACGTTGATCGTCGAACGCGCCGACACCTTCGGTCTGTCCCAGTTGCATCAGCTCAGGGGCCGGGTCGGTCGTAGCCGTGAACGCGGCTACGCGTATTTCCTGTATCCGCCCGAGGTTCCACTCACCGAGACCGCTTACGACCGGCTGGCCACCATCGCGCAGAACAACGAGCTCGGCGCGGGCATGGCAGTGGCCATGAAGGACCTGGAGATTCGCGGCGCGGGCAACGTGCTCGGCGCCGAACAGTCCGGACACGTCGCCGGTGTCGGCTTCGACCTCTATGTGCGTCTGGTGGGTGAAGCCGTCGAGGCCTATCGGGCCGCCGCGGACGGCGAAACCGTTGCCGCACCGGAAGAACCGAAGGACGTACGAATCGATCTGCCCGTGGACGCGCACCTGCCACCGGATTACATCGGCAGCGACCGGCTCCGGTTGGAGGGCTATCGCAGGCTGGCGGCGGCCGCGGATCAGGAGGCGGTGGACGCCGTCGTCGAGGAACTCGTCGACCGGTACGGTCCGCTGCCCGAGCCCGCGCGGCGCCTCGTGGCCGTCGCGCGTCTGCGGTTGCTGTTGAAGGCCTACGGCGTCACCGAAGTCAGCTCGGTGTCGGAGTCGACGGTGCGACTCTCCCCGCTGCAGCTGCTCGATTCGCAACAACTCCGGCTCAAGCGGATGTACCCGAGCGCCGGCTACCGGGCGACCACGTCCACGGTGCAGGTGCCGATCCCGCGTGCCGGTAACGGCATCGGCGCACCGCGGATCCGCGACCTCGAGTTGGTGCAGATGGTCGCCGACCTGATCTTGGCGTTGGACGGGAAACCACAGGGTAGCGTCGACATAATTTCAAGCCCGAATTCGGCTGATTGA
- a CDS encoding PPE family protein PPE35, producing the protein MDFKKLAVTTTMTGALGLGALGLGAGLAQAQPHINIPQPPPVPVPSVNVPDVNIPAVHAPDVDVPAVNVPDVNVPGVNVPDVNVPGVNVPDVNVPSVNVPNVNVPRVNLPDVDVPSVNVPDVDLPEVQFPEVDNYFKLPNGHIPPGQLKNSPFINGVANPFYGIPPGQLKKLPDVHGIVNPFFDEKPGHWVLPDEPFEPVS; encoded by the coding sequence ATGGACTTCAAGAAACTGGCAGTGACCACCACGATGACCGGTGCACTCGGGCTCGGCGCGCTTGGCCTGGGCGCAGGTCTGGCACAGGCGCAACCGCACATCAACATCCCGCAGCCGCCTCCGGTTCCCGTTCCGAGCGTGAACGTTCCCGATGTGAACATTCCGGCTGTCCACGCGCCGGATGTCGACGTGCCGGCTGTGAACGTTCCTGACGTGAATGTTCCGGGTGTGAACGTTCCTGACGTGAATGTTCCGGGTGTGAACGTGCCGGATGTGAACGTGCCCAGCGTGAACGTTCCCAATGTGAATGTTCCGCGGGTGAACCTGCCCGATGTGGATGTTCCGAGCGTGAACGTCCCCGATGTGGACCTGCCTGAGGTGCAGTTCCCCGAGGTGGACAACTACTTCAAGCTCCCGAACGGGCACATCCCGCCGGGGCAGCTGAAGAACTCGCCGTTCATCAACGGGGTTGCCAACCCGTTCTACGGAATCCCTCCCGGCCAGCTGAAGAAGCTTCCGGATGTGCACGGGATCGTCAACCCGTTCTTCGATGAGAAGCCGGGCCATTGGGTCCTCCCGGACGAGCCGTTCGAGCCGGTGTCCTGA